Proteins found in one Mytilus edulis chromosome 2, xbMytEdul2.2, whole genome shotgun sequence genomic segment:
- the LOC139511285 gene encoding uncharacterized protein: protein MAVNYILIALLIVPVISQVPPGAPVITGPQVIVKGDSVTLTCTVTGGAPTPTVNWLRDSVVIDSTSITSGNTVTNTYSFTASDAEHLAVYECQSENGVLQNPLSRTKFVEVYRSPTPPRLTGPTSVVPGTSTTWTCTSEGGYPIQTMTMRKGNTQFSSSQFTTTTQFVTSSQSYTVVGTLRFPPTTADDGQILYCDVLHAETSSTPQTVSLPLSVRSPLSVTAPRTFYNPDETETITLACVVTNGNPTQIRWYKSTQQLTVIGRYSGSTTSSPSLTISGVVMSDAGTYVCEATDGSATVRTNNIQLSPIERSATEYDIITTVLNGYNRLVRPIDPVNNVTHSLIPKETIVFNPKTLEFKAMQCVSWNDARLSWPRGQPRISLPSSVIWLPDIVMLGQEIDHDFEAKAIIMKNGDVTYCPQSEIKSTNCEEKSGSVWECNFKFLSWSYDKVMLDIHFPSVLTRPSIDMSIYYEHDEYEIVSQCAVRREMSYPCRVGTYPELTYTFVIRRRRSFCRNLNASPTCN, encoded by the exons ATGGCTGTTAACTACATTCTCATTGCCTTGCTAATTGTTCCAGTGATATCTCAAG TGCCTCCTGGTGCACCGGTAATCACTGGACCACAGGTTATTGTCAAGGGTGACTCTGTCACTCTAACCTGTACAGTAACCGGCGGAGCTCCTACACCAACTGTCAATTGGTTAAGAGACAGCGTAGTAATCGATTCCACCTCAATAACTTCTGGAAATACAGTAACAAACACGTATTCATTCACCGCTTCTGATGCTGAACATCTGGCAGTTTACGAATGTCAATCTGAAAATGGTGTTTTACAAAATCCATTGTCCAGAACTAAATTCGTCGAAGTCTACA GATCCCCAACGCCACCGCGTTTGACTGGACCAACATCAGTGGTTCCAGGAACATCAACAACATGGACCTGTACTTCAGAAGGAGGCTACCCGATACAGACAATGACAATGAGAAAGGGAAACACCCAGTTCTCCAGTAGTCAGTTCACAACAACTACACAATTTGTAACCAGTAGTCAATCCTATACTGTAGTCGGTACTCTCAGGTTTCCACCTACAACAGCTGATGATGGACAGATACTTTACTGTGATGTTCTACATGCAGAAACAAGCAGCACACCACAAACAGTCAGCTTACCATTGAGCGTCAGAT ctCCATTGTCGGTGACAGCTCCTCGTACGTTCTATAATCCCGATGAGACAGAGACTATTACACTGGCATGTGTAGTAACCAACGGCAATCCCACTCAAATCAGATGGTACAAAAGTACTCAGCAACTGACTGTTATTGGTAGATACTCTGGAAGTACTACCTCTAGTCCATCATTGACCATATCAGGTGTCGTTATGAGTGATGCTGGTACCTATGTATGTGAAGCTACTGATGGTAGCGCAACCGTTAGAACCAACAACATCCAGTTGTCTCCAATAG AAAGATCTGCAACAGAGTATGATATTATTACGACTGTTCTCAATGGATACAACAGACTTGTCAGACCCATCGATCCTGTTAACAACGTTACACACTCTCTCATTCCAAAAGAAACCATCGTCTTT AACCCAAAGACACTTGAATTTAAAGCCATGCAGTGTGTTTCCTGGAATGATGCAAGACTATCATGGCCAAGGGGACAACCAAGAATTAGTTTACCTTCATCTGTTATCTGGTTACCAGATATTGTTATGTTAGGACA GGAAATTGATCACGATTTCGAGGCCAAGGCTATAATCATGAAAAACGGAGACGTAACGTATTGTCCACAGAGTGAAATCAAGTCCACAAACTGTGAGGAAAAGTCTGGCTCAGTTTGGGAATGCAACTTCAAATTCCTGTCATGGTCGTACGACAAAGTCATGTTGGACATTCATTTCCCATCTGTCCTAACTAGACCATCCATCGATATGTCCATCTACTATGAACATGACGAGTATGAAATCGTTAGTCAGTGTGCAGTACGACGTGAGATGAGCTATCCCTGCCGAGTAGGTACCTACCCAGAACTGACCTACACATTTGTCATCAGACGTCGTAGATCATTCTGCAGAAACCTCAACGCAAGCCCGACCTGTAATTAG